Proteins encoded together in one Candidatus Sulfotelmatobacter sp. window:
- a CDS encoding Rid family hydrolase, translating into MKRSAIFAAILIALYCAAAGAADRKYIVKPKPSDAKALPFSDGVLVGNTLYIAGHIGLDPKTGMPPASAEDEARLVMDGVKQTVEMSGMTMDDVVSLQIFCTDLKLYDTFNSVYKTYFHGDYPARAFIGTSQLVRGGRYEVLGIAVKKQ; encoded by the coding sequence ATGAAACGATCTGCGATTTTTGCTGCAATTCTGATTGCATTGTACTGCGCCGCGGCGGGCGCGGCTGACCGCAAATACATCGTGAAGCCGAAGCCGAGCGACGCAAAAGCTTTGCCCTTCAGCGACGGGGTGCTGGTGGGAAATACGCTCTATATCGCGGGACACATTGGACTCGACCCAAAGACCGGCATGCCGCCGGCCAGCGCCGAAGACGAGGCTCGGCTGGTCATGGATGGAGTTAAACAGACGGTTGAAATGTCCGGTATGACCATGGACGACGTGGTCTCCCTACAGATATTCTGTACCGACCTCAAACTTTATGACACGTTCAACTCGGTTTACAAAACTTACTTTCATGGTGATTATCCGGCGCGGGCGTTCATCGGAACGAGTCAACTGGTGCGCGGCGGAAGGTACGAGGTGCTGGGGATCGCGGTGAAAAAGCAGTAG
- the chrA gene encoding chromate efflux transporter: protein MSDEPTPAAELPARTRANATRLREVATLFLKLGTISFGGPAAHVALMEEMVVRERQWLTKQQFLDLLGACNLIPGPTSTEMAINVGFARAGRMGLCVAGACFILPAALISGGLAWAYVRFGTLTQAGWLLGGVKAAVVAVIALAIWRLVQTAVKGVGLGVLGALALAAFFLGANSLVILIGGGLLGMLARQIASSRSGPNQGLLAPLLSGRRFFPARVFSAMLSYRLRWFTVAVVASAAGVATRPSIDQIGLFFLKVGAVLYGGGYVLLAFLEQGLVRQNAWLTRQQLLDAVAIGQFTPGPVLSTATFIGYILGGVPGAAIATVGIFLPSFFYVALLAPVLFRLRKSAWMSGFMDSVNVCAVALMGGVTFRLAADALQGWAMGGIALISFAILLRWKVDAAWVVLGGGIAGVLLGAFR from the coding sequence GTGAGCGACGAGCCCACGCCGGCCGCGGAACTTCCAGCGCGCACGAGAGCGAACGCGACTCGCCTGCGCGAAGTTGCCACACTCTTCCTGAAGCTGGGCACGATCAGTTTTGGCGGACCGGCAGCGCACGTGGCGTTGATGGAGGAGATGGTTGTCCGCGAGCGGCAGTGGTTGACCAAGCAACAATTCCTCGACCTGTTGGGCGCTTGCAATCTGATCCCGGGGCCCACCTCGACAGAAATGGCGATCAATGTTGGGTTTGCGCGCGCAGGCAGGATGGGGCTGTGCGTGGCGGGGGCGTGCTTCATTCTACCGGCAGCTTTGATTAGCGGAGGACTTGCGTGGGCTTACGTGCGATTCGGAACGCTGACGCAGGCGGGGTGGCTGCTGGGAGGAGTAAAGGCTGCGGTGGTTGCGGTGATTGCGCTTGCGATCTGGCGTCTTGTGCAAACAGCGGTGAAAGGTGTGGGATTGGGGGTGCTGGGCGCATTGGCCCTGGCAGCATTTTTTCTCGGCGCGAATTCGCTTGTGATTTTGATTGGCGGCGGATTGCTGGGGATGCTGGCGCGCCAGATTGCAAGTTCTCGCAGCGGCCCAAATCAAGGTCTGCTGGCTCCGCTGTTGAGCGGGCGGCGATTTTTTCCGGCGCGGGTATTTTCTGCGATGTTGTCTTACCGCCTGCGCTGGTTCACAGTTGCCGTTGTCGCTTCAGCCGCAGGCGTGGCAACTCGACCGTCGATTGACCAAATCGGTTTATTTTTTCTCAAGGTCGGCGCCGTGCTTTATGGCGGCGGCTACGTGCTGCTGGCGTTTCTGGAGCAGGGATTGGTGCGGCAGAACGCGTGGCTGACACGTCAGCAATTGCTCGACGCCGTGGCCATCGGTCAGTTCACGCCGGGGCCGGTGCTCTCGACGGCGACTTTCATCGGCTACATTTTGGGAGGGGTGCCCGGAGCGGCAATCGCGACGGTGGGCATTTTTTTGCCGTCGTTTTTCTACGTCGCCCTGCTGGCGCCGGTATTGTTCCGGCTAAGAAAGTCGGCGTGGATGAGCGGTTTTATGGATTCAGTGAATGTGTGCGCCGTGGCGTTGATGGGCGGCGTCACTTTCCGGTTGGCTGCGGATGCATTGCAGGGATGGGCGATGGGGGGGATTGCACTAATATCGTTCGCCATCTTGCTGCGCTGGAAAGTGGATGCGGCGTGGGTGGTGCTGGGTGGTGGGATCGCCGGAGTGTTGCTGGGCGCTTTTCGATGA
- a CDS encoding type II toxin-antitoxin system VapC family toxin — protein sequence MRPALFDSAIYISALRHGDEGVLSSRRLAADAPLWLSAVVLEELYAGATDRSRHLIERLERDFDRTKRILVPNLSDWTRAGSVLALLATKYGYEEVGQSRLVNDALIATSAGRRGIRVITANERDFRRLAEFRSFQWEVATV from the coding sequence GTGCGGCCCGCTCTCTTTGATTCCGCCATCTACATTTCCGCCTTACGCCACGGAGACGAGGGGGTGCTCTCGTCGCGGCGCTTAGCAGCCGATGCGCCACTGTGGCTCAGCGCGGTTGTTCTTGAAGAACTTTACGCTGGCGCAACTGACCGGTCCCGTCACCTGATTGAGCGCCTGGAGCGTGACTTCGATCGAACAAAGCGAATTCTAGTGCCTAACCTAAGTGATTGGACGCGGGCCGGTTCCGTGCTGGCGCTTCTGGCTACCAAGTATGGCTATGAGGAGGTCGGGCAGTCGCGCCTGGTCAATGATGCATTAATCGCGACGAGCGCGGGGAGACGCGGTATTCGGGTAATTACTGCTAACGAACGGGATTTCCGCAGACTGGCCGAATTCCGTTCCTTTCAATGGGAAGTAGCGACGGTGTAG
- a CDS encoding glycoside hydrolase family 57 protein: MPALRVILLWHQHQPFYKDLVTGEYRMPWTRLHALKDYYGMVKLLHEFPNVHQNFNLVPSLMVQIQDYADGTAQDPFLRVAAKPAKDLSLEERRFGLQYLFQANPQNVIGRYPRYRELFERFHQHGDNPERAERYFEPQDFTDLQVLSQIAWFDEFFLEEKDVAALVAKGHGYSLDDQKFVIARERELIGRVLPAHAEAAKKGSIELSATPFYHPILPLVCDTSAGAISSPGLPLPQNRYRHPEDAREQLTRGLDLHQKVFGLRPKGVWPSEGSVSEEALAIAHSLGIQWMATDEGVLGRSSGAFFARDGAGRLPAHLGEKLYNIHRYENGSTAMHLVFRDHTISDLIGFVYSGMPPANAAQHLIGNIKEAARPILAKGRDAVVSIILDGENAWEYYPQSGREFLRRFYDLLQREPDVEAVTISEAIARHKDFGQLKSLVPGSWINANFNVWIGAPEDNRAWDYLYHAREFYAQNAARATEEQRKLAFEEILIAEGSDWNWWYGPEHHSANDRDFDELYRKHLSNVYQALGAVPPDYLAQPINGAEVRPSFVPQTAYIHPRISGDKVRYFEWMGAAIYTADHRAGAMHGKQFLLDSVYAGIDSSYLYGRLDFTDKIPEEDFDLVVNVESWASGEQRARRVLRIEACVHDRKLSQWKIENGSEEKVKASSSQPSPQMGDLVKLALLRNFEFKLPLAWLLATPSASLADRATERKVAVAPTSKLRLRFSLWQNRLPVDSLPVEGWIELQVVSEGDLIFGT; encoded by the coding sequence ATGCCCGCCCTCCGCGTCATTCTTCTGTGGCACCAGCACCAGCCTTTCTACAAGGATCTGGTTACCGGCGAATATCGCATGCCGTGGACGCGACTGCACGCGCTTAAAGACTATTACGGCATGGTCAAGTTGCTGCACGAGTTTCCCAACGTCCACCAGAATTTCAACCTCGTGCCGTCGCTCATGGTACAGATTCAGGACTACGCCGACGGCACGGCGCAAGACCCGTTTCTCAGGGTTGCGGCCAAGCCTGCCAAAGATTTGTCGCTTGAGGAGCGGCGCTTTGGGCTGCAATACCTGTTTCAGGCTAATCCGCAGAATGTGATTGGGCGATATCCGCGCTATCGGGAATTATTTGAGCGCTTTCATCAGCATGGTGACAATCCCGAGCGCGCCGAGCGCTATTTTGAGCCGCAGGATTTTACCGATCTGCAAGTCTTGTCGCAGATTGCCTGGTTCGACGAATTCTTTCTGGAAGAAAAAGACGTCGCGGCGCTGGTCGCGAAGGGACACGGCTACTCGCTTGACGACCAGAAATTTGTGATCGCCCGCGAGAGGGAATTGATCGGTCGCGTGCTTCCCGCGCACGCTGAGGCGGCGAAAAAAGGGTCGATCGAGCTCTCGGCCACGCCCTTCTATCATCCGATCCTGCCGCTTGTCTGCGATACCAGCGCGGGCGCGATTTCTTCGCCAGGGTTGCCGCTGCCGCAGAATCGCTATCGCCATCCTGAGGATGCACGCGAACAACTGACCCGCGGCCTCGATCTGCACCAGAAAGTTTTCGGGCTGCGTCCCAAGGGAGTATGGCCGTCGGAAGGCAGCGTCTCGGAAGAAGCCCTGGCCATCGCCCACAGCCTCGGCATTCAGTGGATGGCCACCGACGAGGGTGTGCTCGGGCGCAGCTCTGGCGCGTTCTTCGCGCGCGACGGCGCGGGCCGCTTGCCGGCGCATCTGGGCGAGAAACTCTACAACATCCATCGCTACGAAAATGGTTCGACCGCGATGCACCTGGTCTTTCGTGACCACACGATTTCCGATCTCATCGGGTTCGTATATTCCGGCATGCCCCCCGCGAACGCTGCACAGCATTTGATTGGCAACATCAAGGAAGCGGCTCGTCCGATTCTGGCCAAGGGGCGCGACGCGGTGGTGTCGATCATTCTCGACGGCGAAAATGCCTGGGAATATTATCCCCAATCCGGTCGGGAATTTCTGCGGCGCTTCTACGATTTGCTCCAACGCGAGCCGGATGTGGAAGCAGTCACGATTTCTGAAGCCATTGCTCGCCACAAAGATTTCGGCCAATTGAAATCGCTGGTCCCGGGATCCTGGATCAATGCCAACTTTAACGTCTGGATCGGCGCGCCCGAAGACAATCGCGCGTGGGATTACCTCTACCATGCGCGCGAGTTCTACGCGCAGAATGCGGCGCGTGCGACAGAAGAACAGCGCAAGCTGGCCTTCGAAGAAATTCTGATTGCCGAGGGCAGCGACTGGAACTGGTGGTACGGCCCGGAACACCACTCGGCAAACGATCGCGACTTTGACGAGCTCTACCGCAAGCACTTATCCAACGTCTATCAGGCCCTGGGCGCGGTTCCGCCCGATTATCTGGCGCAGCCGATCAATGGGGCAGAAGTGCGGCCGTCGTTCGTGCCCCAGACGGCCTACATTCATCCCCGGATCTCAGGCGACAAGGTGCGTTACTTCGAGTGGATGGGCGCCGCAATCTACACTGCCGATCATCGCGCCGGCGCCATGCACGGCAAACAGTTTCTGCTCGACTCGGTGTATGCAGGCATCGATTCCAGCTATTTATATGGACGCCTGGACTTCACCGATAAAATTCCCGAGGAAGACTTCGATCTGGTCGTGAACGTGGAATCGTGGGCCAGCGGGGAACAGCGGGCGCGGCGGGTTCTGCGCATTGAGGCCTGCGTCCACGACCGCAAGCTGAGTCAATGGAAGATCGAGAATGGCTCGGAAGAAAAAGTAAAAGCATCGTCCTCGCAGCCATCCCCACAAATGGGCGACCTCGTGAAACTGGCGCTGCTGCGCAACTTCGAATTCAAGCTGCCCCTGGCGTGGCTGCTCGCGACTCCGAGCGCCAGCCTTGCAGATCGCGCGACCGAGCGCAAAGTCGCCGTCGCGCCTACCAGCAAACTACGTCTGCGCTTCAGCCTGTGGCAAAACCGCCTGCCCGTCGATTCGTTGCCAGTCGAAGGATGGATCGAATTGCAGGTGGTCAGCGAGGGCGATTTGATTTTTGGGACGTAA
- a CDS encoding GntR family transcriptional regulator, translated as MEQIRQRIAVGDWAQGQEIPSIRQLAVTLRVSVITVKRAYLELEREGIIVTQQGKGSIVAPDSRLGTKLYDEELAKHIERVAQLGELLGLTPKELASRVEKATREAADRLTKEYS; from the coding sequence ATGGAGCAGATCAGGCAACGAATCGCCGTCGGGGATTGGGCACAAGGCCAAGAAATTCCCTCGATCCGGCAGCTGGCTGTAACACTGAGAGTTAGCGTGATCACGGTGAAACGAGCCTACTTGGAGTTGGAGCGCGAGGGCATTATCGTGACCCAACAGGGAAAAGGGTCGATCGTGGCGCCCGATTCCAGGCTGGGTACGAAGCTTTACGACGAGGAATTAGCCAAACATATCGAGCGAGTTGCCCAACTGGGAGAACTGCTGGGTCTCACGCCCAAAGAACTTGCTTCCAGAGTGGAAAAAGCAACACGCGAAGCCGCGGACCGGCTAACGAAGGAGTACTCATGA
- a CDS encoding GMC family oxidoreductase, giving the protein MAKKIYDVIVIGTGAGGGMAIKTLCEAGLKVCALNAGRRLDPEKDFRYHRMPWDMKFRGLDDPKRRGESFGYMDNEYTKAAWDHEIPFTVAPGTKWMWPRCNAVGGKTNFWGRSSARFGDIDLRAASLDGYDVDWPLSYDEIDPFYTRVEKMIGVASTVQNRPSNPDGSYLPPFKFRCLDFILQAGCNKVGVPYLPDRCAQLTQPHEGHPACHFCGECTTGCDIGAFFSTPYFLLPKAEATKNLELRTNALAKNVLVDENGQASGVAYIDRQTKQEVEVYGRAVVVAASCIESARVMLNSKSRQWPHGIANSSGQLGRNLCDHLYGESARGYLPQLLGQPSFPDHVGDSTIAWMPRWQNLKAPHEEKFIRGYSVYPDGGCEEFPGFATDMDGFGSSLKREIKRRYPSPVSFGIQAPSLRSETNYMDLDPEVKDPYGIPVARMHFEWDENVLKMWEHSKQVCAEVLRAAGGELEGSGEAPEIPGWSLHETGTCRMGNDPKKFVTNRFGQTHDVPNLYVCDASVFLNCTDKTTTISILAFSLRTSERLIENFRQGEHRAA; this is encoded by the coding sequence ATGGCCAAGAAAATCTACGATGTGATTGTGATCGGAACCGGCGCCGGCGGCGGCATGGCGATCAAGACGCTGTGCGAGGCGGGACTGAAAGTGTGCGCGCTGAATGCCGGACGCAGGCTCGATCCGGAAAAAGATTTTCGTTATCACCGCATGCCGTGGGATATGAAGTTTCGAGGCCTCGACGATCCCAAACGCCGAGGCGAATCCTTCGGATACATGGACAACGAGTACACGAAAGCGGCGTGGGACCACGAGATTCCTTTTACCGTGGCGCCAGGCACGAAGTGGATGTGGCCGCGCTGCAATGCGGTAGGAGGCAAGACCAATTTCTGGGGGCGCAGTTCGGCGCGCTTTGGCGACATCGATTTGCGCGCGGCCTCGCTCGACGGCTACGACGTGGACTGGCCTCTCAGTTATGACGAGATCGATCCCTTTTACACGCGGGTCGAGAAAATGATTGGCGTGGCGAGCACGGTGCAGAATCGGCCCAGCAATCCGGATGGTTCGTATCTGCCACCGTTTAAGTTTCGTTGCCTGGACTTCATTCTGCAAGCGGGATGTAACAAGGTTGGCGTGCCGTATTTACCGGATCGCTGCGCGCAGTTGACGCAGCCACATGAAGGGCATCCGGCGTGTCATTTCTGCGGAGAGTGCACGACCGGATGCGATATAGGCGCATTTTTTTCGACGCCTTATTTTCTGCTGCCGAAGGCCGAAGCGACAAAGAACCTCGAGTTGCGGACGAATGCGCTGGCCAAGAATGTTCTGGTGGACGAGAACGGGCAGGCGAGCGGAGTGGCCTATATCGACCGGCAGACGAAGCAGGAAGTAGAAGTGTACGGACGAGCGGTGGTGGTGGCAGCGTCGTGTATCGAGTCGGCGCGCGTGATGCTGAATTCGAAGTCGCGGCAGTGGCCCCATGGGATTGCGAATTCCAGCGGGCAATTGGGACGGAACCTTTGCGATCATCTCTATGGAGAATCGGCGCGGGGATATCTGCCGCAATTGCTGGGGCAGCCCAGTTTCCCGGATCACGTGGGCGACAGCACCATCGCATGGATGCCGCGCTGGCAAAATCTGAAAGCTCCGCACGAAGAGAAATTTATTCGCGGATATTCGGTTTATCCGGATGGCGGCTGCGAAGAGTTTCCCGGCTTTGCCACCGACATGGACGGCTTTGGATCGTCGCTTAAACGCGAAATCAAGCGCCGATATCCCTCTCCCGTGAGTTTTGGAATTCAAGCGCCGTCGCTGCGTTCAGAGACGAATTATATGGATCTCGATCCTGAGGTGAAGGATCCGTACGGGATTCCGGTGGCGCGCATGCATTTCGAGTGGGATGAAAATGTGCTGAAGATGTGGGAGCATTCGAAGCAAGTCTGTGCCGAAGTCCTTCGCGCTGCCGGCGGAGAACTCGAAGGATCGGGCGAGGCTCCGGAGATTCCCGGCTGGAGTTTGCATGAAACCGGCACCTGCCGCATGGGAAATGATCCTAAGAAATTTGTGACCAATCGCTTTGGGCAGACCCACGACGTGCCAAACCTGTATGTGTGCGACGCCAGCGTGTTTCTGAATTGCACCGATAAGACCACGACGATCAGCATTCTGGCGTTCTCGCTGCGAACTTCCGAGCGACTGATTGAGAATTTCCGTCAGGGTGAGCACAGGGCCGCGTGA
- a CDS encoding ABC transporter ATP-binding protein yields the protein MNDLSVHFEGVSKVYPHFTLDDITLELPTGTIMGLIGANGAGKSTTIRILMGLVHQDRGLVQVLGRAMPEEQASAKMDIGFVSEDLRLYGSATLAWHMQFVRSIYPQWDQAYAETLVQRFDLKPQQKIKGLSHGQRVKAALLLVLARRPRLLVLDEPTTGLDPVARQEVLGELMAVLADEDRTILFSSHNTLDVEQISDQITFIDRGRIIASDNKEIFLDRWRRLRIQLSPDAALPKLPGVIEVGGSGRLPVLVTDHFDPAMVSACNDAGATVQAVDPMTLEEIFVANVHSRREKQTV from the coding sequence ATGAATGACCTCTCCGTTCATTTCGAAGGAGTGAGCAAGGTCTACCCTCACTTCACTCTCGACGACATTACCCTGGAGCTGCCCACGGGCACCATCATGGGCCTGATTGGGGCGAATGGCGCCGGGAAGTCCACGACAATTCGCATTCTGATGGGCCTGGTCCATCAGGATCGGGGCTTGGTGCAGGTCCTGGGCCGAGCCATGCCTGAAGAACAAGCATCGGCCAAAATGGATATCGGATTCGTGTCGGAAGACCTGAGGCTGTATGGCTCGGCCACGCTGGCCTGGCACATGCAGTTTGTCCGGTCGATCTACCCGCAATGGGATCAAGCCTACGCCGAAACGCTAGTGCAGCGCTTCGACCTTAAGCCTCAACAGAAGATCAAAGGCCTGTCCCATGGCCAGCGGGTAAAGGCAGCATTATTGCTGGTTCTGGCGCGGCGTCCGCGGCTGCTGGTGCTGGATGAACCCACAACGGGCCTCGATCCGGTGGCGCGTCAAGAGGTTCTCGGAGAACTGATGGCGGTGCTGGCGGATGAGGATCGCACGATTCTTTTTTCGTCGCACAACACTCTCGACGTGGAACAAATTTCCGATCAGATCACCTTCATCGATCGCGGCCGAATCATCGCGTCCGACAACAAAGAGATTTTCCTGGATCGCTGGCGCCGTTTGCGGATACAACTTTCGCCGGACGCGGCCTTGCCAAAACTTCCGGGAGTCATCGAGGTGGGCGGAAGCGGCCGCCTTCCCGTACTGGTAACCGACCATTTCGATCCTGCCATGGTGTCCGCCTGCAACGATGCGGGTGCCACGGTACAAGCCGTCGACCCGATGACGCTGGAAGAAATCTTTGTCGCCAATGTGCACAGCAGAAGGGAAAAACAGACCGTATGA
- a CDS encoding sugar phosphate isomerase/epimerase family protein, with the protein MKFPAAPRDRVAVAAYPFREFIVGWKGWDGKTASTVPSAQQIELKDFAAHVAEKFNIHNIEPWSPIFPSTDPKYLEQFRAAVERAHSAIVDIAVDGGYSQYSTDAAVREKAVTASNHWVDVGAALGSPSIRTHIDDAKDSKPDVGRAADTLARVADYGAKKNVVIHLENDNPVSEDAFFVVHVIEKVNSPWLRALPDFGNSLVGHDEDFAYRAIDAMFAHAYGICHVKDGEVDDNGKASHVDLPRTFGILKNHDFKGYCSIEFDRPGDPYKTTAELVEQTVKFLS; encoded by the coding sequence ATGAAGTTTCCTGCCGCGCCGCGCGATCGCGTTGCGGTGGCGGCCTATCCTTTTCGCGAATTTATTGTGGGCTGGAAAGGCTGGGACGGCAAGACTGCCAGCACAGTCCCGTCTGCCCAACAGATTGAATTGAAAGACTTCGCCGCGCATGTGGCGGAGAAATTCAACATTCACAACATCGAGCCTTGGAGCCCGATTTTCCCCTCGACCGATCCGAAATATCTGGAGCAGTTTCGGGCGGCAGTGGAGAGAGCGCACTCTGCGATCGTCGATATCGCCGTGGACGGCGGTTACAGCCAATACTCGACCGACGCCGCAGTACGAGAGAAGGCCGTTACAGCCAGCAATCATTGGGTCGACGTCGGAGCCGCTCTCGGGTCACCCAGCATTCGCACGCACATTGACGACGCCAAGGACTCGAAGCCAGACGTGGGGCGCGCCGCCGACACGCTGGCTCGCGTCGCGGATTACGGGGCCAAGAAGAATGTCGTGATCCATCTGGAGAACGATAATCCGGTGAGCGAAGATGCATTTTTTGTGGTGCACGTGATCGAGAAAGTGAACAGTCCGTGGCTGCGCGCGCTACCTGATTTCGGCAACTCGCTGGTCGGACACGACGAGGACTTTGCATATCGGGCGATTGATGCGATGTTCGCGCATGCATACGGCATTTGCCACGTGAAAGACGGCGAGGTCGACGACAATGGCAAAGCCTCTCATGTGGACCTGCCCCGAACGTTTGGCATTTTGAAAAATCATGACTTTAAGGGATATTGCTCGATTGAGTTCGACCGGCCGGGCGATCCGTATAAGACGACAGCGGAATTGGTGGAGCAAACGGTAAAGTTCCTTTCGTAG
- a CDS encoding gluconate 2-dehydrogenase subunit 3 family protein: MAGQGIGRREVLRILGTAAAAAQFPGFSKWGFACGHIGNAALQIKPAVYRPQFFNAAEYAMVERLTEIIIPNDGTPGAKEAGVAEFIDFMVANDPLTQYEFRMGLTWLEAHSEQRAGKRFVELTPEQQTSLLEPLGFKDKARPGEETGRGFFRMMREYTVTGFYTSAIGFKALDNPALKFYAESPECPHKGDPEHLHLPQAGV; encoded by the coding sequence ATGGCAGGACAAGGGATTGGGCGGCGGGAAGTGTTGCGGATTTTGGGCACGGCGGCTGCGGCGGCGCAGTTTCCCGGATTCAGCAAGTGGGGATTCGCTTGCGGCCACATCGGGAACGCGGCGTTGCAAATCAAGCCCGCGGTGTATCGTCCACAATTTTTTAATGCGGCGGAATATGCGATGGTGGAGCGGCTGACGGAGATCATCATTCCGAATGACGGCACGCCGGGAGCGAAGGAAGCGGGGGTCGCGGAGTTTATTGACTTCATGGTGGCGAACGATCCCCTGACGCAATATGAATTCCGCATGGGACTGACATGGCTGGAGGCGCACAGCGAACAGCGCGCGGGCAAGCGGTTTGTAGAGCTGACGCCCGAGCAGCAGACTTCCCTGCTCGAGCCGCTGGGTTTCAAAGACAAGGCTCGTCCGGGCGAGGAGACGGGGCGTGGATTCTTTCGCATGATGCGCGAGTACACGGTGACGGGTTTCTATACCAGCGCGATTGGATTTAAGGCGCTGGATAATCCGGCGCTGAAGTTTTATGCGGAGTCGCCGGAGTGTCCGCACAAGGGCGATCCGGAGCATCTGCATCTTCCGCAAGCCGGAGTCTGA
- a CDS encoding ABC-2 transporter permease: MNYAMVQRLILKDWYLQRWAIIGSLAGTLAGLGIVATGSKVAFLLGLIVLLMVVISLGAHMATATIVTERKEQTLPFVMTLPISYREYTASKIWGNLLIFLVPWLTMVLGSFFLLLYDPKTYGLIPYTAIMATEILMTTCLILGTALITESQGWTVAAIMAGNVAVNLIGYLVAHIPGIAKGMWGATIQWSTAATVTLVAEFATITLLLGGTFLVQSRKKDFL, from the coding sequence ATGAATTACGCCATGGTGCAGCGCCTCATCTTGAAAGACTGGTACTTGCAACGTTGGGCAATCATAGGCTCGCTCGCCGGGACATTGGCGGGTCTGGGCATCGTCGCGACTGGATCGAAGGTCGCCTTCCTGCTCGGCCTCATCGTGCTCCTCATGGTCGTCATCTCTCTAGGCGCGCACATGGCCACAGCCACGATCGTGACGGAACGCAAAGAGCAAACGCTTCCCTTCGTGATGACCCTGCCCATCTCCTACCGCGAATACACGGCGTCCAAGATTTGGGGCAACCTGCTCATCTTTCTCGTCCCATGGCTGACCATGGTTCTTGGGAGCTTCTTTCTCCTTCTTTACGACCCGAAGACGTATGGGCTGATTCCCTATACCGCCATTATGGCAACGGAGATCCTGATGACGACTTGCCTCATTCTTGGCACGGCGCTGATTACCGAATCGCAGGGCTGGACCGTCGCCGCCATCATGGCAGGCAACGTGGCAGTCAACTTAATCGGCTATCTCGTCGCCCACATCCCCGGCATCGCCAAGGGTATGTGGGGCGCCACAATCCAATGGAGCACGGCGGCGACGGTCACACTGGTGGCGGAATTCGCTACCATAACATTATTGCTGGGCGGAACTTTCCTCGTGCAGTCGAGAAAAAAAGACTTCCTGTGA